A window of Aricia agestis chromosome 3, ilAriAges1.1, whole genome shotgun sequence contains these coding sequences:
- the LOC121725360 gene encoding uncharacterized protein LOC121725360 — MEIIDQGAANKSQNENLVIKKRRKRKACSELPFKTVKSKHQLSTREKDDCFNFNVELEDMCHKKEDYDLEGRRIVSIKYLLHYLQAVADHSNESFGCRFSHLKCVGETRKGFILTLHMKCQMCNAEFYIKTDDPKANYNVNYGIVAGTISIGCGLQNLNELATNTDIPAMSKQLYNKTSQVVYDWFHKTAEEEMRKAGEEEAKHAKEIGSVDSDGNPMITIIADGCWSKRSFRNNYAAASGAAAIIGAYTGKLLYLGIKNKYCMICARAVNNKTKPKEHKCYKHFTGSSSSMESAALVEGFKTSLDTHGLIYAKLIADGDSSTIKKILASNPYKNIKVEKINCRNHLLRNLCTKLRLLIKDTNSFTTKKTFYRVKNNEVEKIRCTRNKNKKTCRRFSRCKDIQSKRRYL; from the exons ATGGAGATAATAGATCAAGGTGCAGCAAATAAATCCCAAAATGAAAACTTG GTCATCAAAAAGAGGCGAAAGCGTAAGGCCTGCAGTGAACTGCCCTTTAAAACTGTTAAATCGAAg CACCAGTTATCTACGCGTGAAAAGGATGACTGTTTTAACTTTAATGTGGAACTTGAAGACATGTGTCATAAAAAAGAGGATTACGATTTAGAGGGACGACGAATTGTCTCTATTAAGTACCTCTTGCATTATCTGCAAGCAGTTGCTGATCACAGTAATGAATCCTTTGGATGCAGATTTTCACATTTAAAATGCGTAGGTGAGACAAGAAAAGGATTCATTTTAACGCTGCACATGAAATGCCAAATGTGCAACGcagaattttatataaagacCGATGATCCAAAGGCTAATTACAACGTCAATTATGGCATTGTCGCGGGCACAATTAGTATAGGTTGTGGCCTCCAAAATTTGAACGAATTAGCGACAAACACTGATATACCTGCTATGTCAAAACAACTATACAACAAAACAAGCCAAGTTGTTTATGACTGGTTTCATAAAACGGCAGAAGAAGAAATGCGGAAAGCTGGAGAAGAGGAAGCGAAACACGCAAAAGAAATTGGAAGCGTCGACAGTGATGGAAATCCCATGATAACGATAATTGCTGATGGCTGCTGGTCAAAAAGATCATTTCGCAACAATTATGCAGCTGCTTCTGGTGCAGCAGCAATTATAGGTGCTTATACTGGAAAACTATTGTACTTAGGAATAAAAAACAAGTACTGCATGATATGTGCTCGAGCAGTTAATAACAAAACGAAGCCTAAAGAACATAAATGTTATAAACATTTCACAGGAAGCTCATCCAGCATGGAGTCAGCTGCATTAGTTGAAGGCTTTAAAACTTCACTGGATACACATGGTTTGATTTATGCGAAACTGATTGCAGATGGGGATTCAAgcactataaaaaaaattttggctaGCAAtccctataaaaatataaaagttgaaAAGATTAATTGTAGGAATCATCTGTTAAGAAACTTGTGCACTAAATTGCGCCTTCTTATAAAAGACACAAATTCCTTTACAACAAAGAAAACTTTTTACAGAGTCAAAAATAATGAAGTTGAGAAGATACGTTGTACGcgcaataaaaataagaaaacatgCAGAAGATTCTCACGATGTAAAGATATCCAATCTAAACGCAGATATTTATAA